TGAAATGTACATATTTTTATCAAAACATGCAAGTGAAAGCAAAAAACCAACACTCACAGTACACACCCCCGGAAATTTAACTGAAGATAATTCACGTGGAGGAAATTCAGAAGAAATTTCCCCCTGTAACCCGATATTCAATACATTGATGCTCCAAAATATGAATAAATACAATGAAATGGAAGAATATCAAGAATTAGGATTTGATGTGAGTTTTGAAGTGTTACATCACGGCCCAACGGATTTAAAAGCCCCGTCTGCATTTGTAGAAATTGGAAGCAGTGAAGAACAGTGGCAGATAGATGATGCGGCAGAAATTATTACAAATTCATTGATTGATACATTAAACTCCATTCAAAATTCTGAATACGAAAAAAAAGAAAAAATAATCGGAATCGGCGGAGGACACTATTCTCCAAAATTTACGAAACTTGCATTAAAAGAAGAATATTATATTGGTTATTTAACTCCAAAACATGCAAAACTCTCTGAAAACATATTAAATCAGATGATTTCAAAACAAGACTTTGATTTTGTAGGGATCGACTGGAAAGGGTTGTATGGCGAAGATAAAAGAAAATACGTCGAATTTTTCGATGAAAATGATATTTCATGGCAGAGAGTTTAATAATTATTTGTTGAAAAATTAAAGATTAAAAAATATATATTACAACAGGACATAATTGAGATAGTTTTTAGATTGCAGATGACACTATGAGAGAGATCCTCGAAAAATTTAAAACCGGAAATCTAAGTTTAGAAGAAGCCGAAAAAAAATTAAAATTAAATTATTTTGATGAATTAGGCGGCTTTTGTAAACTTGATACCAACAGAAAACTCAGAACCGGAATTCCAGAAGTAATTTACGCTGAAGGGAAACGCTGTGAAGATGTTGCCAAAATTTTAAAAGAATTAGCTTTAAAAAGTAACATTTCTCTTGCAACAAGAATAAATGACATAGAAAATCTTAAAAAATGCCTTGAAGACGAAACTGACTTAATTTTAGAAATAAATGAACTTGGAAGAACTGCTGTTTTAAAAAAACGAGGTTTTGAAGTTGAAAAAACTGAAAAGATCGGGATACTTGCAGCAGGAACTTCGGATATTCCCGTAGCAGAAGAAACAGCCGAATCTGCAAAAATAATGGGTTGCGAAGTAATAAAAAATTACGATGTAGGTATTGCAGGAATACATAGGTTATTTACTCCAGTCAAATCGATGATTGAAGAGGATGTGTGCTGTATTATCGCGGTTGCAGGAATGGAAGGAGCACTTCCATCAGTAATTTCGTCTCTTGTTGATATTCCAGTAATTGGAGTTCCTACTTCTGTTGGATACGGCTATAAACTCACACCACTACTTACGATGCTTCATTCATGCAGTCCTGGACTTGTTGTGGTAAATATCGATAATGGATTTGGAGCTGGCGTTTTTGCCGGACTTATTGCTTCAAATATATCAAAACGAATTAAGAAGGGATAACATGGACATCATAGAAGGAAAATTTGTGAAAATGGGATCGAATTATAAAGAACTTTTTGATGAACTTCCGGATGATTTTTTAGGGCATATTCGACTCTCCTTGAAAAGTAATGGACAATTTAAAGAAAGTCATCTTTTTTTAAAAGATAAACAAATTATTGGTGGATATTCTGAATACGAAGGGGAATTTTTTGGAAATGATGCTATTTTAAATGCCATGAAAATGGCAGATCTTGGTGCCATTGTTGATATTTTTTCCTACACAGATTCTATGTTATCTATGATGCAAAGTTCAGATGCAAGATTATTTTATAGCGAAAATCCCGTTAAAAAAATCGCTTTAGAAAAAAAGAAAGTACTTGTGACAAACGATGCAAGAATATCAATTCCAGAAGGCAGGCCAATAAAATTGGGAGCTTCTGACGATTTTGAAAAATATTTTGGAAGATATACGCTTGTGGAACTCTTCAAAAAGAGTGATGGAAACTATTTAAGGGGTTATATTGGATATGAAGAACATTCTCCGAATGTTGCAGTTTATCAGGCTGAAAATAAATTAACTTTTGGAATTAGTGCTTTTGAAATTTTTAATAATCTTGTTGAAGAAGATGACAATGTTGCAATTGATGTTTACGAATACAATAAATCAAAATTGGATTATTTTGTTGAAGAATACCCTGATTCAGTAATTTCAGCTAAAAAGTCAGAATCTGTAAAAATTCAGCAGAAAGAACCCGAAATTCCAAAATATACTCCAAAAGTTGAAGAAATCGTTGAGATCGAAGAAGATTTTGATGAAGTAGACGAAATCGAAGAAGATATTTCAAGAGAAGAATTGATGAAAAAATTGGGTATAAAAACTGTTAACGATGATATGATTGAAAATCTTTTAGAAGATGTCTTTGAACCATCAAAAGCCGAAATTAGTGCGATAGAAAGCGAACTTTTAGAAAAAATAAATGATTATCTTGAAGAAAATACAGATGTTACGAAATTTGATAGCGAACTTTCAATAGAATATAATGATGAAGGCGAATTTATTGCAGAATGTTTCATAACTACAACGTCAGATAGTGAATACGGAGTAAAATCTGCCGTAGATCCAAAAATAATCAAAAAAGAGATTACAGCTATTTTTGACTCATATGTAATTGACATAATTCCGGAAATAACCGTAATTAATCAGAAATCAGCAAAATCAGAACCCGATACGTCAATAAATAAATACGAGATAGATCTTGAAAAAGAACTCAATAAAATAAAAGCCAAACATTCTGATGAAAAAAGAACCGAATCGGAACAATTGAAAGAAAAAATTGAACGCGGAATACATGAATATTTAGAAAATGTAAACGATATAGCCGAATTTGAAGTTCATATGTCGCTAAATCAAAATGATGGCAATAAATGTAAATGTTCAATAATTCTAGTTCCTAAAAAAATGCTTGGATTTATAAAAAGCAGTTTAAATACTGACAAAATCAAAAAGGAAATTTCAGATATTTTGACATTGAATAATATCGAAATCGAATTTTTAAATATTGCTGTTGAAAAATTCACTACATCATATAATGGGTATAAATAAAAACGATTAAATATTTTTGACATTATATTAATACCCATAATTTAACAGAGGGCTTTTATGAATAACACCTACCTGTTCGCAATATCCTTAGGAATAGGTTTTATAAGTTCTTTTTCGATTTTAAAATTAACCCTACAAAAAAGGAAGAAAGAAAAAGCTAAAGAATGCGAAGAATTAAAAGATGAAGTAATAAATGGACTTCAAAAATTAAAATAAACGATAAAATATCCAAAGGGGTCTAAGAATGGAAAATTTGAGTTTGTTTACGGTTTCACTCGGTGCAGGATTTTTTGGTTCATACCATACATTAATTAAAATAAAAAAAGATGAGAAAGATACTAAACAGGAAGCAAAAGATATGCTTGAACTTGAAGTAATCGAAGGACTTCAAAAATTAAAAAGCCATGCGGTTTCAAAAAATCCTGAAAAAGCATCCGACACTTACGATCTTTTAGAAATTGCTCTTTCGCACGATCTTTTGGATGTTACGGTAGTTAATGATGAAGGTTTAACAATCATTTCCACATTAAAAGACCCCGAAGAAGTTGCAGGTCAGTACAGTGGTATTTTTCAAACATTAAACAAAATTATGGGAAATGTTGAAAAAACAAGCATAAAATCTGGCGAGGAATACATATATATATCAACAATTGAAAAGAACGAAATGCCATTTTACATTATTGCAAATTCGTATATCGAAATGGACCCAACTGATGAAAATGAACTTCAAAATGAAGTCATTGGAATTTTAGGGCAGTATATTTAAACAATTAAGGCAAATGATGATGTTATCCCCGGCTGAACTTGTGATGAGCCACTTTATGATCTGCTGATGCCTTTCTTTTTATTTTAATAATATTTCGATAAACTTTTTTTAACCATTTTTTTATTCATCATCTTCAAAAATAAACAGCTCATCGATTGTTGTATCCAGCGCTTTTGATATCGAATGGGCAAGTTTTAATGAAGGATTATATTTTCCTTTTTCAAGAAAACTTATGGTTTCCCTCCTCACTCCAACAATTTTTCCGAGTTCTTCTTGGGTCATGTCGTACTTTGCCCTATATTCCTTTATTCTTGTTTTCATTCAACATCGCCCTGTTTTTTAAAGTACTGTTGAAATAAAAGCGCACTTATCAGCATTACAAAATAAATTATTCCAATTACCTGCGAAACAGTTATTTCAAACCAATTAATATAATCTACCCAAAATATTAGATTCATTATTAAAAATGTCAAAACCCAAGAATATGCAAGTCCTGCATTTGCAATTTTTCGTATTCTTTCATCTTTTGATGGAATTTCACGGTATTTTATGTGAAGATATAAATTATAAACTATTAAAATAACCCCTGCATTTACCAAAACTGCAGTTACTAAACTGTTAACCTCAAATATGTATTCAATAAATATTCCAAAAAGCATTATTAAAAATCCTAAACTAAGTCTATTTTTGAATTTACTGTCCATATAACTCTCCTAAATTTCAGATTTTTCCAGATAATAATTTGAAATCGCTTTTACGATCATTCCACCAAACAAAGCTGCAACTAAAAACCAGTCGACGTAAAAACTTTGATTCAAAGCACTTATAATAGATTGATACATTATTCCGGCAACCAAAATTAAAACCATTGCCCATGCAGCATTTCTCTCAGATATTGCTTCTATTTTAAATTCTCGTTCATCTTTATCGAGATTAACCATGATATGCCCTACATCAAGAAGTAAAAATAAAAGCCATGCTACTGTAACGTATGTTCTTGTTGTTTCATCCCAATACGGTAGCGATTGAAATATTATGTATGGTAAAACCATTACCGCGATATAAAGCCATCCCTGCCATGTTTTTGGGCGAACTCCCCAGCCACCAAACTTTCTTCTCTCAAACCATTCCGGTTTTCCAAACATTCAAAATCACTCCAACTTACTGTTATCTATTTCAAACATTATGTTACTTATTTCTAACTCAATGTTAGATATTGTTAACATCAACCTATATAAAACTTGCCAAAATTAGTTCAAAATTGAAAATATAAAAAATTTAAAAATAATAAATATTACATTCCAAGTTTTTCCGGAAGCTCTTTTTTTGTAATTTCAACGTACGAGTCTTTAGTCATGCATGTTGGACATGGATTTGACGCATTTTTACCTTGATGAATATCCCCGCAAACTTTGCATTCAAAAAACTTTTTATCCATGATTTTACCCCCCATATCTTAATAAGTATACTCCATAAGCGTGAATTGCTATTGAAATTAAAAATAAAACCCAATAATAGCAGTGATATTTGAAAATTATTCTATAAATTTTTAGATCAAGTATATATTTGGGCAGAAAATTTCTGCATCTGCAAGATATAAATATTAAAAAAATAAATAAAAAGTTAGTAAATCCCGTGTAAAAAACCAGTTTAAATGCAGTTTCTGGCATTATTTTACCACTTCAACAGTTCCCTTCATGTATGGGTGAGGCATACCGTAGTAATCAAAATTTCCTGTTTCATTGAACGGGTAATTCCACGAAAAGTCTTTTGAAAGAAGTCCTGAATCAAATATTCCATCATTTGATGTTACAGTATGCCTTACACCATCTTTTTGAACCCATGTAACTGTTGTTCCAACCTTCACAGTTATGCTTGCAGGTTTATATGAAAAATCTTCAATCAATACCGTTGCTTCATTTTGACCTTCGAAACCAGTGGATGTATCAACCGGCGTTTCCATCTGACACCCTGCAAAAATAACTACAAAAATTATAGATATTGCCTCCAGACATTTGTACACAATCAACCCCCTCCAAAAACCCCAAAATGATATTCTTAAACTATTGCATCCAACATATCTATATCCGCCATCAAAAATAGATATTATAATTTTTTCAAAAATAACTATAAATACTCTGTGATTGTGAAAAAACGTTTAAAAAGGGTATTTTTTAACTAAATTTATAGAATTATCTAAAGTGTATATTTCGATTACAGTATAATTAAAATATATAATTTTCAAGTTTTATTATTCCAATATTAAAGTTTAGATAACTCATTCTTAATTTCTTCAACACTTGGAACATTTCCTTCAAATATCACTTCATCGTCAACGACGAGCCCAGGGGTTGAAATTACGTATTCTGCAATTTTTGCAGCGTCTGTAACTTTTGCTATTTCTGCATCGATTTTTAGTTCTTCTACTGCTTTTTTCACGTTTTCATAAACGTCCATACATTTTTTGCATCCCATCCCTAATACGATTATTTTCATAATTATTACCTCGAAATAATTTTTGATATCATTATAATTAAAATTAAAGGAGGATATTGAATAAATATCCTGTAATTACAATTGCAATGCTCGTAATTCCAAAGAATGCAGCTATTAATTTTGGTTTTATTACTTTTCTAAGTAAAACTGCTTCTGGGAAGGATAACGCAGTTGTTGCCATCATAAATGCAAGCGCAGTTCCAATTCCTACTCCTTTTCCAATTAACGCTTCTGCAATAGGGATTGTTCCAAGCGCATTTGAATAAAGAGGTACTGCAATAATTGTTGCAAAAATTACTGCTAAAGGATTATCTGGACCCGCATATTTTGCAAGAATCGCTTCTGGCGCATAACCGTGTATTATTGCTCCAATTCCAATACCAATCAAGATGTAAAGCCAGACTCTCATTACAATATCTTTTGTATTGTCCTTTGCAAATTTTAAACGCTTTTTTTGAGTTAATTTCTTTATTTTTCGAGCCCTGCTTCTTATTTCATATACGTATTCTTCGACCTGATCTTCCATTTTAAGTTTACCAATTATAATTCCGCCAATCACCCCGATAATTACTCCGGAAATTACGTAGAGCATTGCTATTTTCCATCCAAAAGATGCCAAAAGTACTGCAAAAGCTGCTTCGTTTACTATCGGAGAGGTGATCAAAAACGAAAGGGTAACTCCAAGAGGGATTCCCGCTTCCACGAATCCAATAAATAGTGGAACTGAGGAGCATGAACAAAATGGTGTTACAATTCCAAGTAATGATGCCATAATGTTTCCAGAAACTCCGGAATACTTTTCGAGTATTTTTTTTGTTTTTTCGGGTGGAAAATAGCTTCTAATGTATGAAATTGAAAATATCATTATAGAAAGCAAAATTACAATTTTTAAGCTGTCGTATATGAAAAAGTGAACTGATGAGGCAATTGCAGTTTCCATACTCAAATTTAGGATATTTTCTACAACGTATCTCGCACCATAATCTAACCAACCAAACATCTTTTTCACCAAATACTAACATGCATTCTAAATTCTAGACGAATTATATGGATATTTATGGAAATCAATATATTATGAAATATATTTATAGTTTTCGATATACCAATATATATCGATATATATTGATGTATTTTAAATATATTTAAATTTATGGATTAATTTAAAAAATCCTGAAAATAACATGTGCTTTGAAAATAAGCCATATAAAATTGCTTCAAACTATAATTTTTTACTTTTTTTAATTTAAAAAAATAAAAAAAGAAAATATTTATTTTCTTCTCAAAAGTTTCAGAGCATTTATAATATTTGTAAATACTTCTGGGTTTTGCTTAAAGTATCCAACACCTACAAGTCCTGTCATTCCAATTGCACCAATAATTGCAATAACTGTTGTTCCAGAAGTTTCAGAAGTTTCTGGTTCATCATTCATCGTAACTTCGTATGCTTTTTGTGTTTTTGATGTTGAAGATGAGGATGATTCTGAACTTGAGCTCGAACTTGAACTAGTACTACTTCTACCCCCATCAGAACCAACACTTGGTGCTGCATCTTCAGTCATTGTAGTGTTTGTTATTACTGTTGCATTCGTTGCATTTACTGCTTCGACTACTGATTCATTTCCAGAATACACTTTTGAATATGTGTCTGGTTCAGAGCTTGAATCGGTAACTGTAGTTCCAGTTTCTGAAGAAACGTCTATATCTTTGTATGTAGCTTCTTCGTATAATCTTTCATATTCTTTTAATGTTTCTTCGTCAAGTGAAGAATGTGCCACTGCCCACTCGTTAAGTTCTAAGTTTCCACACGTGTGGTGACAGCAGGTAACTCCATAATCCACTACTGATTGAATGAATTCGTTTGCCAAATTTTCTAAGACTGCATCATCAGCATTCCAGTAATCTTTACGCGCTGTTTCCATCATTCTTGCGGTCATTGCTTGGAATTGATATGGATTTTCAGTCATTAAAAACTCATCTAATCCCATATCATACTTATCGTTGATATATACGTCGTATACCGTATTCCAGTCGGCATCGGTAACCATGTCGGGGTTCGTTACATCCCAACCCCATAAATACTCGGTAAATTTCATCATCGAGAAAGCACCGGCATAATCCGCTTCCATCATTCCTTCTATCCATAATGGATTCAAGTATCTTGAACGTAATTCAGTCCTATATGCTTCGTTCAATGAAATAATCTTCATATCTGCCACATTTTCTAAATTTGCTATGTACTCTTCAGGAGTTTCTCCAGTAAGTACTCTTACTGTAAGAGCCAAACCTCCTAAATATGCATAGTAATCGTCATTATCAATAATACCATATAAATTCGTGGAATCACTGTGAACGCATGCATCGAGGTCCATTAAATTCATTGTAAAGACGTCTTCATATTTATCTCCCCATACATCTGCTCCGTATATGTGGGACGTCGTTGATATAAAGAAGTCTGCAAGTTTGGATTCATTTTCCCAAGTGTTACTTGCTTCGATTGCATCGTCCATTCCATTTCCATAGTTACCAGTTGCTTCACTGAATATTCTACATTTCGAAAGGAAATCAGCTTCTTCTTCAGTATAGTTAAGTTCGAGAAGTTGTGCTTCCATCTGATCAGAATGCATTTTGACATAGTTGTCTTCATAGCTTTCATTTAATTCTGCAACCAATCTTATAGCTTTATCGATTGTTTCGAGTTGGAATGGGAACGTATCCCTATATAATCCAGAGGATTGGACAAGTACGTCAATTCTCGGGCGACCCAGTTCCTCTACAGGTATTACCGTAAAGTTAACAATTGTGACACCATCACTTACAGGTTTAACCCCGAGCATTGCATATATTTGCGCTTCCATTACACCATGGTGCCTGAATGTTTCTATTGCCCATAGTGTGTAGGATACTTTGTCAGGGTATGTACCGTGACTAGCATTATAAGTGGTAAGCAATTGGCCTGCAAGCTCGTATCCGTATACCATAGTTTCTGCATCAGGGAATTTTCTCTGGTCAAAACCATAGAAGTTTCTACCTGTTGGCAATGCACTTGGATTTCTTACTGGATCGTTTCCAGGTGCAGGTTCAATGAATTCTGCATTGAGTGCTCGCATAAAGTTGGTAATTTCTTGAGTCGTGTTTGCTAAATTTGCAGCATATTCTAATCCAGTATTAAGATCAGCCGTAACATTTGTATCGGTTAAGTTAAGAATTTCCATCTGAGCAACTGATACATCTGTTCCATCAATTACTGTAGCATTTATTAGATCATATGCATATTCATTTGCTAAATCTTCCCGGTCTTCTTCGTCTCCTTCTTCTTCAGGAATTACTGCATAAATATGTTCTATAAAGTCATCACGAAGCATTGATTTAATCATGCATATCAGTTCTTCGCCCTCGGGTGCAACTCCGAAAGTATGGACTCCATAAGGCATTAGCATCGATTGCAATTCATGCAAATAGTTGTGCACATTGTTGCTCATGAAAAATCCAAAATCTTCATCAGACATGTTTTGAAGTTCTTCAGTGGTTACATTAAGGTCGTATTCCATTGAATTATTTTCATACAGTTCTATAAGTGTATCACGGTAAAGAGCAGACATGTTTGTGTTATTATTACTTATTGCATCCTCATAGTTATGGATTTTTTCGTGCATATCTGCA
This Methanococcus maripaludis C5 DNA region includes the following protein-coding sequences:
- a CDS encoding helix-turn-helix transcriptional regulator, with the translated sequence MKTRIKEYRAKYDMTQEELGKIVGVRRETISFLEKGKYNPSLKLAHSISKALDTTIDELFIFEDDE
- a CDS encoding thioredoxin family protein: MKIIVLGMGCKKCMDVYENVKKAVEELKIDAEIAKVTDAAKIAEYVISTPGLVVDDEVIFEGNVPSVEEIKNELSKL
- a CDS encoding permease, which produces MFGWLDYGARYVVENILNLSMETAIASSVHFFIYDSLKIVILLSIMIFSISYIRSYFPPEKTKKILEKYSGVSGNIMASLLGIVTPFCSCSSVPLFIGFVEAGIPLGVTLSFLITSPIVNEAAFAVLLASFGWKIAMLYVISGVIIGVIGGIIIGKLKMEDQVEEYVYEIRSRARKIKKLTQKKRLKFAKDNTKDIVMRVWLYILIGIGIGAIIHGYAPEAILAKYAGPDNPLAVIFATIIAVPLYSNALGTIPIAEALIGKGVGIGTALAFMMATTALSFPEAVLLRKVIKPKLIAAFFGITSIAIVITGYLFNILL
- the larB gene encoding nickel pincer cofactor biosynthesis protein LarB, with translation MREILEKFKTGNLSLEEAEKKLKLNYFDELGGFCKLDTNRKLRTGIPEVIYAEGKRCEDVAKILKELALKSNISLATRINDIENLKKCLEDETDLILEINELGRTAVLKKRGFEVEKTEKIGILAAGTSDIPVAEETAESAKIMGCEVIKNYDVGIAGIHRLFTPVKSMIEEDVCCIIAVAGMEGALPSVISSLVDIPVIGVPTSVGYGYKLTPLLTMLHSCSPGLVVVNIDNGFGAGVFAGLIASNISKRIKKG
- a CDS encoding cupredoxin family copper-binding protein is translated as METPVDTSTGFEGQNEATVLIEDFSYKPASITVKVGTTVTWVQKDGVRHTVTSNDGIFDSGLLSKDFSWNYPFNETGNFDYYGMPHPYMKGTVEVVK
- a CDS encoding DUF2226 domain-containing protein, whose translation is MDIIEGKFVKMGSNYKELFDELPDDFLGHIRLSLKSNGQFKESHLFLKDKQIIGGYSEYEGEFFGNDAILNAMKMADLGAIVDIFSYTDSMLSMMQSSDARLFYSENPVKKIALEKKKVLVTNDARISIPEGRPIKLGASDDFEKYFGRYTLVELFKKSDGNYLRGYIGYEEHSPNVAVYQAENKLTFGISAFEIFNNLVEEDDNVAIDVYEYNKSKLDYFVEEYPDSVISAKKSESVKIQQKEPEIPKYTPKVEEIVEIEEDFDEVDEIEEDISREELMKKLGIKTVNDDMIENLLEDVFEPSKAEISAIESELLEKINDYLEENTDVTKFDSELSIEYNDEGEFIAECFITTTSDSEYGVKSAVDPKIIKKEITAIFDSYVIDIIPEITVINQKSAKSEPDTSINKYEIDLEKELNKIKAKHSDEKRTESEQLKEKIERGIHEYLENVNDIAEFEVHMSLNQNDGNKCKCSIILVPKKMLGFIKSSLNTDKIKKEISDILTLNNIEIEFLNIAVEKFTTSYNGYK
- a CDS encoding D-aminoacyl-tRNA deacylase, which gives rise to MDYLFISSKTDPASQNIKKHVQNYGYDVFEIEKKSTQSNSSDFPISEMYIFLSKHASESKKPTLTVHTPGNLTEDNSRGGNSEEISPCNPIFNTLMLQNMNKYNEMEEYQELGFDVSFEVLHHGPTDLKAPSAFVEIGSSEEQWQIDDAAEIITNSLIDTLNSIQNSEYEKKEKIIGIGGGHYSPKFTKLALKEEYYIGYLTPKHAKLSENILNQMISKQDFDFVGIDWKGLYGEDKRKYVEFFDENDISWQRV
- a CDS encoding rubredoxin-like domain-containing protein; this encodes MDKKFFECKVCGDIHQGKNASNPCPTCMTKDSYVEITKKELPEKLGM